The nucleotide window ttgtaaaattgaacgatGAATGTACGTGAGATTAGGTGTGATTCTAATCATTCTATTTCCGTTTCGTCAGGTTATTTCAGACTATCCGTACAATGGCGCCTTCAAGTTTCCGTTGGAGATAAACGAGCGGCACGTGGCCGAAAGTGTGGGTGGATACGGAATCATCGGGAGTGCCGTACAGGGTAATCAGAACGGAGGCGAAATTGGTGTGGAGAAACTCGCCATTGGATATTACAGAGATGAAGACGGAGATGGAACGAGGAGGAAACTGCCAACTGTCAAGGATGCCGGGCTATTCCTGCAGGGGAAGCTGCTTTTCGAGGAGAAGCTTAATTTCGCAAGCGTTCAACAATCTCCCTTTAACGAAGAATCCGCGGCCCTTCGGGATACAAACGACAACCTTAGCCGAGGGTAATTAATAAGGAGACGTATACGCGGAGATccttttgtttaaaatttatcgacGGCGTTTAATTTCGCGCGAGGCGGTTTGGTAACAGTACTAAGATACATATACCTGTACCGTATATACCTTGTACACCGCGTTTCATTATGTCTCCGCGAAGAGCATAAAAGCGAAGATTATTCTAGTTAAACGCGGAGTCAGCTGGACGATCTAACCgtctattaaaaatttaacatcGTTTTCGATCCGCTGTGTATTAAAGGGGAAAGGATAAAAAGACTCGGCACAGCGTTCTCGAGAATGAGGTAAGCGTCGGCCGGGTTCGATATATCGTTATACGAAtgtcactttcaaaaataactatatacctatacagcGTCGTAAGGAAACGCCGAGGGGATGATATCGGAGGGAACATGAGTGAGAGGCTTACGGAAAACCCGGGGAGAATATGAATTGGTAAATGCAATGTGGGAATTGGTCGGGACAGTTTTTGGGGTGTCTGCAGAATAAACCCAGCCATTGCGTTACACCCCGCGATACCTCGAACCGACACAGACGGAAATAGGGTAATACTAAAACTGTATTCACGCGGATCGGAAGATCCTCCCAAGCAGACGGTTGCAGATTTATAAAAGAAACTAAAAGCTCCTTGTGCCAAAACTGTTAAGCGTAGTAATTATACGCTCTCGCGGAATTTTTTCTAGAGCTTGTTGTGACCTTGACAACTCTTGAACATAACTTTCCTCTATCTGTCAAGGTTCAGTCAGCGTTCGTATAAGTGTGTCGTCCCGTTCAGACTTGTCTTACAAATATCGATACATCTTCAAGATTCTTGATTCGGTTGTAACGAAATAAAGCCTAAAATCTGGCCTGACGTTGTAGcattcacagaaaaaaaaaatgaaagaatcaATATCAGTTTGGTGGTTCTGGCGTTATGAGGGAACATACGTAGAGACAGACAGAGAGACGTTTAGTTTTATATGCATAGGTATGTAGAGATAAAGAAGACGGTCGCTGTCTGCCGTTATTCTTTCCTGTCGTTTTATTCATCTGTAATACTCATTTCTTTGGgtagcagtttttttttcatacttacAGTCGGTATAAGATAACctcttcaaaaattttcattgccaATACAGAGAATATTCGATTGGTATATTATCCGAATAaaacagaagagaaaaaggGGCGCGaggaaaagagggaaaaaagacAATATCTTTTCTCGTTTCGTTCTAGATTGTACGTGACAAGTGACGAAGAGGATCACTTCCAGCCGGGTGCACCGCGGGCTTCGTCCGATACGTCCGACGTCTCCGATTTAAGGCTCGTTTCATTGACGAGGTACGACGTCGTCAACCCGACGTGCTGCAGCGGCAGCCGCCAAGTTTCTCTGACGGGTTACCTCGGCCACGAAGGCTGGTCGGTTGATCAGCTCCAGCCTCTTTACGGAATCAACACTCATCCTCGGCCGGATTATTTCCTTACCTCGGATCCAGATTATCGGCATCATTCACATCGCTTCGACGAAAATCAACTTTTTCTTACCGCTGTACCCAGTCCGCGTTATTCCTCGTATTTTCCCTTTCATACTCCGTCACGTGGTAATAATCGAGTGATGTGATTTGTGTAGATTCACCGCGTGATAAATATTGTCCAATTTTGAAGTGGAAAATGTTGACGGAAATTGGATATACTTATAATAAGTATATCCTAGctgtcgaataaaatttcattggaATTCTTATTCCTCGTATAATATGCAACGGAGGATTGAAATTGAACTCGGATCAAGGATCACGTTGGAATCGTACGATCAGTCAAGTATTTCCTTTAAACACAGCGATTTATGAATTTCTATGTATAAACGATACCCAATTTCCAATACTGATCAGTGATATGTAGCTTTACAACATGAACTCGAGTATTCCTGTACAGAGACTACCAGTTAACTCACAAGTTATGCCGATCCTCTCGATTAAACATGTCGTAACATTATAGATCAGCTTTGTTTTTGTCTCGCTCGAACCGCGGGTTCTCCACAAATTGTAACTAAAGTATGAAATAACTGGTATACGAGTATACCGGTTTATTcgcaatttgaaaattaggAGATAACTTTCACGCTGCGAGGTAGTCAAACTCGACGTTTTCAGCAAACTCTATTACGCCgcgttatacgtacgtacaaggGTGAATGTGCAGGGAGCACGAGTATGCGGAAAGAGAATGAGCGAGGGATGAGGATGAGGGCGAGAGTGCGAGGTGGTGGGTCGACTGTTCAACTCGAACCGTATTTAATCCAcatatttcgaaataattaatatgaTGAAAGTTTCGAGGATGGTGGAACCGCCTGCAGCTCCGCACGGTTCCTATCTGCCTACCAACCTGTCCTCCTTACGCTCCAGCTATGTGTTGATTATGAAATATTCATAAGGTTGCCCTGGGGTGCAGTAATACGGCTCGAATGATCCGTTTAATTCAGGGGTAAACGCGGTTCAGTGTCCGACCCGCACTGTCTTGGCTCACTTATTCGTGTTACATACAAGTTGGTCTCCGATATGCGCTCCCAAGTCCATTAGGACTAGGTATGAtcatgatttttcaaacgttatTAGGTATAATGAGCCTGGAGTTTCGAGGCAGCCGCGTCGCGGGTCCATTGGCTGGAGTCTTGTGACGTCACCGAGTTACGGCGGGAAATATTGTGCGAATATATTTCAACCTGCGGCTCCTTTATATTCGAGGGTAAAATCGGCGAGGGTGGGATTTTTTATCCGCAATCGGTAACCCGAGACCTGAAtatcgcgaaaaaaaaagaaaaaaaaaaaaaaaaccgaaagaatgaagaaaaaaaaagggaaaataaagaaaactaagaaggtgaagaaaaatgggaaaatttttttcccccgcaATGCAGGCAACGACCCAGTTTCATCCGACAATGCCGCCCGCTTTTCGTCACCCTAAccggtatatatgtataatagccGAAGCTTAGAGGACCTCACGATAAAGAGTGATCCGTCAGTCCCTAACTGCAGCGATCAGGTTCTGCCACGGCATGGCACCTGTCCCACTCGGGGTTAATTAATCGAGTCCGACGCCGTCACGGCtggagggagagaaagagggagagggatagagagagtgagagagagagagagagagaaagagagaggtgATACTGAGGACGTTTGACGCGGTGTGGTTAAATTGCGTTTACATCACGAGGTGCATCCCCGTTCTGCGTGTATCTATAATGCACGTACATACGCACGGCACGTTTGTAACAGGGTTCGAATTTTGTTATCGCGGCAACGTGCGCTTCTAACCTGAATCACGAATAATTGGATACGCTCTGTGCGCCCGCGGATGGCGCCGGTGCCTAATTTCAGGTTACCCGACTCTCACGGAATACCTGTAACGTCCATCTTGTTTTATACGTTCGAATGGTTCGAATTCAGCATTCGATTATCCCCGTTTAACACCGGACACGCTGACAGTGAGTTGTAGCTATtacgggaaatttttttcatcggacTCCGGAGCACGCCGTCGATACACACGGCTGTGTGTTGTAGAggttttttcaactctttttttttctctctttccgcCCAACCTGATACACAACTTTTTCATCCGCCTCGTACAGGAAAaatcgaataatattttctcttAACAGTTTATCGAAGCGAAGTCAGAATAAGCAACAGCGAGTATACAAATGGGGTGAGATAGAGGAGACCGGGGCAAAGTAATCGTCTGAAAACATCTGCAGCATCTTGATTAAATGAAATGGTTTTACAACCATTTTTCACAACGTGATTTTATCCAGTTTAGAATAAATTACGATCCGAGTGATACTGATTTACATTTCAATACCGCTTATGTAATGGCAATAGACTTTTCAAAAAGCTTTATCACTGTAACCTGATCttcctttgtattttttgcaaattcaaTTAGTGCAATCTACGGCGTGAAATCTTTAGGAGAATTTCTCGCGTACCGTaatcgttactttttttctggTATTCTGAtctctctttattttcttttgcaatCAACGGTTTTTAGTTCAACGCAAGAAGCAGGTCGATTATTTCAATGGAAAGATATAGAAGATTCTACACCTGCGAGGGAAGTTGTGGCGTTCAATTCGTGTTCCTCGTATTTTAAAGCGAGTTATATCGCGAAGGTtgtcgaaaaaattctgtgcgcgtgcgtatgtgtgtgtatcgGGACAGAGTAGTGAGATATCGGATACCGATAATTAAGTTCACACTCTATACGCCGGAAGTCAATTCCTGCACGTGGTATATACGTAGAAAGTTAGATGTATAAATGGAATTCTTCTCCTTCCTCATCTTCCCCTTGCTCTTTTAATTCTCGGAAAAGTTTTATAGCGTGAAGTATATCGAAATAGTTAACAGACAGTCTCAATAAAGCTGCAGCACTTAAGTAGCTGCATTGCAGGATCGCGTATCACCCGAGTATCGAGAATTAGtggcaatttttaaaatcacaaTATCATATTACGAACGAGCTACTACTAACTGCAATAGTTACCGctatttccattttctctGCGCTTACTTCATCGTCTTAACAGTGTCACTAACAAGGTAAAAGTTGCGTcaaagtataatttatatacatggTATACACTTTAATTTCGTTCAGGGGTATAATAAAGTAGGCAAAGGATCGAAGGAGGGCGGAAATAGGTGCATTAAACAGAAAACTTTATAtcttattttcatgttttgtaatatttatatttcgtaCCATAAATATCGTGTGCGTTTCACGGTGCACGCGAGATTTGTGGCTATATGCATagctatacatataaattCCATTTTAGGTAAGTTATACTTTTCTTTACCATTGTTATCGAACTGATAGGTTTTGGCAGACGTCTGCTCCGGTTCACGATGACGACCAACTGTTTTATCAGGGCAAGTGGAAAATGTGTCCAATACCCCAATACCTACTTTCCTACGACGCTTATAGAGCGGCAGCTGCAGGAGCTCAAACTCGGCTGGAGCGAGGCGAAACCCCACCGAAGTGGAGAACAACTCGAAGCTGTgaaagaagaacaaaaataaaacgggATCACAGTCATAACAAtctatattacaattttcacttATTACTTGTATCTTGTAGTGAAAAAAGGGAGAAAATCGTTGTGCAAGtatttttgtaattgaaatttacatTAAAATTTGCAGATTATTATCGAAGCCGTAATAAAGCTGCGGCTGTT belongs to Neodiprion lecontei isolate iyNeoLeco1 chromosome 5, iyNeoLeco1.1, whole genome shotgun sequence and includes:
- the LOC124294594 gene encoding uncharacterized protein LOC124294594 isoform X3, whose translation is MGTAILSNFDHPYAAVASKRSGHDRNRSKTRDSDRVASITSLANFARDFLGLINGKKRQPVISDYPYNGAFKFPLEINERHVAESVGGYGIIGSAVQGNQNGGEIGVEKLAIGYYRDEDGDGTRRKLPTVKDAGLFLQGKLLFEEKLNFASVQQSPFNEESAALRDTNDNLSRGLYVTSDEEDHFQPGAPRASSDTSDVSDLRLVSLTRYDVVNPTCCSGSRQVSLTGYLGHEGWSVDQLQPLYGINTHPRPDYFLTSDPDYRHHSHRFDENQLFLTAVPSPRYSSYFPFHTPSRGNNRVM
- the LOC124294594 gene encoding uncharacterized protein LOC124294594 isoform X2; amino-acid sequence: MKSCSAGNPVVGFLGLLASVLVCPGVHSLESIVPERDLTPRNFNPHPYVSAAMGTAILSNFDHPYAAVASKRSGHDRNRSKTRDSDRVASITSLANFARDFLGLINGKKRQPVISDYPYNGAFKFPLEINERHVAESVGGYGIIGSAVQGNQNGGEIGVEKLAIGYYRDEDGDGTRRKLPTVKDAGLFLQGKLLFEEKLNFASVQQSPFNEESAALRDTNDNLSRGLYVTSDEEDHFQPGAPRASSDTSDVSDLRLVSLTRYDVVNPTCCSGSRQVSLTGYLGHEGWSVDQLQPLYGINTHPRPDYFLTSDPDYRHHSHRFDENQLFLTAVPSPRYSSYFPFHTPSRGNNRVM
- the LOC124294594 gene encoding uncharacterized protein LOC124294594 isoform X1, with amino-acid sequence MSSSFTKFHPIFGFLGLLASVLVCPGVHSLESIVPERDLTPRNFNPHPYVSAAMGTAILSNFDHPYAAVASKRSGHDRNRSKTRDSDRVASITSLANFARDFLGLINGKKRQPVISDYPYNGAFKFPLEINERHVAESVGGYGIIGSAVQGNQNGGEIGVEKLAIGYYRDEDGDGTRRKLPTVKDAGLFLQGKLLFEEKLNFASVQQSPFNEESAALRDTNDNLSRGLYVTSDEEDHFQPGAPRASSDTSDVSDLRLVSLTRYDVVNPTCCSGSRQVSLTGYLGHEGWSVDQLQPLYGINTHPRPDYFLTSDPDYRHHSHRFDENQLFLTAVPSPRYSSYFPFHTPSRGNNRVM